The DNA sequence AAAATACAGTTTCAAAAAACATTTGCATATTCTTCAGACTGATCCCATAAAATTTTCAGAGTATAAAAAAAAATTTGATGCTGTTATTGAAAAGATTAAATCAGGTGAGACCTATATCCTCAATCTTACCCAACAGACACCTGTAAAAACAGACCTTACTTTAAAAGAGATGTTCAGGGTGGCAAATGCGCATTATAAACTGCGTTATAAAGATGAGTTTCTCTGCTTTTCTCCTGAAAAATTTATACAAATAGCCGACAATACGATTCATACCTTTCCTATGAAAGGCACTATTGATGCTGCCAAAGTCAATGCCGAGAAAAAAATATTAGCCGATGAAAAAGAGATGGCTGAGCATATTATGATAGTAGATTTGCTCAGAAATGATCTTTCCATGGTCGCTTCTGATGTTACAGTAGAGAGATTTCGTTATATACAGACAATAGAAGCCGGAGAGAAGAAACTTTTACAGATAAGCTCCCATATACGCGGTTCTTTACATGTAAACTGGCAGGAAGAACTCGGTACAATATTGCAAACACTTCTTCCGGCGGGCAGTATAAGCGGTGCACCCAAAAAAAGTACCGTCAATATTATTGAAGATATTGAAGGCTATGCCCGCGGATTTTTCAGTGGAGTATTTGGTGTGTTTGACGGGAACAGCCTGGACAGCGGTGTGATGATACGTTTTATACAAAAGAGTGCCAAGGGGTACTTCTATAAAAGCGGCGGTGGAATTACTTTGGACAGTGATGTACAAAGTGAGTATAAAGAACTGCAGGATAAGATATATTTACCATGAAAAACAAATTGTTAGAGAACTTTTTTACCAGTGGCTGGGATTTTAAAGAAGATGAAAGTGAATTAAAAAATAAATTTCAAATGGTGAATATTGTTTTTTTACTCTCTTTTGCCGGATTGATTTTTGGGATCAGTGCAAATATTCTCAGAGCAACGCCGGCGCTTATTCCTGTAGAAACTGTCTTATTGTTGAGTGCTGTTGGACTCATGTTGGCTTTACGTATCAATAAAAAGTATTTTAAAGTCATATCTTTTTTGATGACTCTGCAGTACAGTATACTGTTTTTACTCCTGGTTTATATGAGCAAGCCTGAAGAATTAAAACATATATGGATTTTTACCTACCCTATTATTCTTCTCTACTTTGGAAGTGACAGGTATGTGTTTTTTTGGGTTGCGGCAATGGTGTTTTTCTTGCTCATCGCACCGCTACAGCCTTTTGTACATGTATCGTATTCTCTGTTTCAGGTGACGTATATCTCTTTTGTGCTTATTCTTGTAAGTATCATTATCTATTTTTATCAAAAGCGTATGAATGAAGCGGCAAGTTTAATCATTGAACAGAAAAATATGCTCAAAAAGCAGCTGGATGAACTGACGAAAAAAGATAAAATATTGTCTGTACAGTCCAAACAGGCGGTTATGGGCGAGATGATAAGCATGATAGCCCACCAATGGCGTCAGCCTCTTTCAACTGTCACCCTCAATATATCAAATTTACAGATAAAACGCCTGTTGGGAAAAGAGATCAGAGAAAAAGAATATGAAACCGCTTTTGAAGAGATAAACAATACTATTGCCTACCTTTCGGCCACGATTGATGATTTTCAAACCTATTTTCATCCCAAAAAAGAGATAAATTCCATAGAGATAAACGAGTTGATACAAAAAGCGATTAATTTTACTAAACCGAGACTCAAAGAAACATATATAAAAATTTTATATATGCAAAAAAACAGTGCAGTTATCAATACATATACCAATGAACTTATTCAGGTACTGTTGAATATTTTAAATAACGCCGTTGATGAACTTATTGCAAGAGAGATTAAAGATCCGAAAATAATTATTCGTGTACAGAACCGGGGAGATGCCTTGCAGTTAGAAATTGAAGATAATGCGGGAGGGATAAAAAAAGAGCATATTGATTCTATTTTTGAACCTTATTTCAGTACAAAAGGCAAGAATGGGACAGGACTTGGCCTTTACATGTCACAAATGATAATGCAAAAACAGTTTCATACAACAATAGAGGTTGAGAGTGAAAATAACAGTACTGTATTTCATTTTACAGTACCAAAGAAACTAGCTTAATTTTAGATTGATTGGGTTATAATAGATTTCAAAAATTACTAAACAGTAGGAATTAAAATGTATATAGAAGATTTGAAGTTTTCATTATGGGCTGATTTTATAGAAAGAGATTACCTGGACAAAGAATTTAAAGAACTTATAGACAAAAAAATAATCAATGGAGCCACTTCGAATCCGGCAATATTTAAGAATGCAATTTTAAGCTCTCCTGCATACAAAGAGCAACTTGCATCACTGGATGCGCTTTCTCCAAAAGAAAAATATGAAGCAGTGGCAATATATGACATACGAAAAGCAGCAGATATTTTAAAACCCTTATACGACAAAGGGGATGACGGATATGTCAGTATAGAAGTTGATCCTTTTTTGTGTGATGACGCACAGGCAACTGCTGCAGAGGGAAAAAGGCTTTTTAAGGCGATAAACAGAGAAAATGTTATGATAAAAGTTCCGGCCACAGAAGCCGGATATGAAGCGATGCAGGCGTTGACATCTGTTGGAATCCCTGTGAACGCAACATTGATTTTTAAAAAATCCCAAGCCATATACTGTGCGCAGGCTTTTGAAAAAGGAAGTGAAATATATGGCAAAAGCGTGCCTACTGTTATCAGTATTTTTGTCAGCAGAATCGACCGGGCACTTGATATACTCTTAAAAGAAAACGGTATAGAAACAGGATTGACAGGCATATACAATACTTCTGTCATCTATGAAGAGATACAGAGTATGAATGTAGAGGGATGCAGGGCTCTTTTTGCCAGTACCGGAGTAAAAGACGACTCTCTGCCGCCCTATTATTACATCGAAAAACTGTTGGCGTATAACAGTGTCAATACAGCCCCTGTAGATACCATAAAAGCTTTCCATGCGCATAACGGTTCAAAAAAAGCAGCTTTGCCGATTGATAAAAAAATCATTAACAGACATTTCACACAGATAGAAGATACCGGTGTTAAAATGGATGAAGTACTGCAAAAGCAAATTGATGATGGTTTGGAAGCATTTAAAAAAGCATTCCAAGAGATATTGGAGGCATTATGAATACAGAGGTTGATGTCAGTAAGCTGACATTTGAGCAGTTAAAAAAAATACGCCTGCATCTGAAAAAAATGATTGAGGTGGGAGGCAGTGACTTACATGTAAAGGCCAATGCTGTAATTCGGGCAAGGATTAATGGAAATATTGTCCAGTTTTCCGGTGGTATTTTAACAAAAGAGGATGCCCTGATATTTGCAAAAGAACTTTTAAAAGGGCGTTTTGCCGAGTTTGTTGAAAAAAAAGAACTCGATTTGGTATATCCTTATGATGAAAACAATCGTTTCCGTGTCAATATATTTTTTCAGATGGACGGAGTGTCGGCAGTATTTCGTGTGATTCCTATCAAAATTCCTTCATTTGAAGAACTCTATTTACCGGATATTGTCAAAAGTTTTACACAAAGAGAAAGAGGCTTGGTTCTTGTGACGGGTGTGACCGGAAGCGGTAAGTCTACAACACTTGCAGCACTTGTCAATGAGATTAATCTTACTAAGAAAAAGCATATAATTACCATTGAAGATCCGATCGAATTTGTGCACAAGGACAGAAACTGTATCATCAATCAGCGTTCTGTAGGCCAGGATACCCTCTCTTTTGGAACAGCTCTGCGTGCAGCACTTCGTGAAGACCCTGATATTATTCTGGTAGGGGAAATGCGGGATCAGGAGACGATAAACCTTGCCCTGCACGCGGCAGACACCGGTCACCTTGTTTTTTCAACACTGCATACAGTGGATGCGAAAGAGACGATCAACCGTATAATTGCCCAGTTCCCGACAGATGAGCAAAATCGTGTGCGTCTTTCACTTGCAGGTGTTTTGCAGGGAGTAGTTTCTCAAAGGCTGATACCTACTGTAGACGGAAAGCGCCGCGCCGCTCTTGAAGTACTGGTACGGACTCCGACAATTGAAAAACTTATTTTGGAAAACAGAGATTACGAAATTCGTGATGCAATTGAAGCAGGAAAAGAGCATTACAAATCACAAAGTTTTGACCAGGCTATTCTGGATCTCTACAATGAAGGTGTTATTTCCAAAGAAGAAGCGCTTAACAATGCGACGAGTGCTTCTGATGTAGAACTGAAAATGAACGGACTTATAAGCGGGACAATGGCAGATATGGCTGAAGAAAATGAACTGCCAAAAGTTGAAATATCTTCTGACGATGATGATATTTTTGATTTAAAGTAAAGTTTAATCCATAAAACTGTATAATTGCGCCTATTTTAAAAGACAAAGGACTTCATATGTTAGAAGGTATAGTTAGAGAGAGTATTGGCAAAAAGGGCACAAAAGCGCTTCGCCGTGATGGTTATCTAATTGCGAATATTTACGGAAAAGGGCTTGAAAATATCAATGCTGCATTTAAAGAAAATGAGTATATCCGTACTGTTCGTAATAAAAACACATTGGCATTTCCTGTTTCAATTGATGGAAAAGAGATGCAGGTTGTTGTTCAGGCATATGAGTCTCATCCGGTAACAGGAAAACTTTTACATGTAGATTTAATGGTGGCACAGCCAGGTGTTGTAACACACTATATGGTTCCTGTTGAAGCGGTCGGTGATTCAATCGGTGTGAAAAACAAAGGACTTGTAAATATTTCAAAAAGACGTTTGAGAGTCAAAGCAAAGATTGAAGATTTACCAAAAGCAATTACAATTGATGTAACAGATATGGATATTGGCGACGCTAAGCTTATTCGTGACATCGAAGTAACTGAAAATGTACAATTTACAGATGCTGACCGTGTTGCCGTACTAAGTATTATCAAAGCTAAGTAGTAGCAATATGCTTATAGTTGGGCTGGGAAACCCTGGATCCGACTATGAGGCTACACGCCATAATATCGGTTTTATGGTTATAGATGAACTGATTCGTCGTCATAATGCCAGTAAGATTTCCTCCTCATCATTTCAAGGTGAACTCTATAAATTTCAAAATCATTTTTTATTAAAACCATTGACATATATGAATCTTTCCGGAGAATCTGTTGTAAAAGTAAAGCAGTTTTACAAAATCGAAGATGTCGTTGTAATACATGATGATTTGGATCTTCCCTTTGGTGCCTTACGTTTTAAAAAAGGCGGAGGACATGGCGGGCACAACGGTCTTAAATCAATAGATTCAAAAATATCCCGTGAATATGTCAGAGTAAGAATGGGCATAGCAAAACCAGCGCATAAGGGAGAAGTGGCCTCTTATGTATTAAGCCCTTTCAGTGCAACAGAACAAAAATGTCTGTCGGAATGGATAGATAAATGTTGTGATGCAGTGGAGTTTTTACTGACACATTCATTGGAAGAGACAC is a window from the Sulfurimonas hydrogeniphila genome containing:
- a CDS encoding aminodeoxychorismate synthase component I, translating into MSFEKINVLAKQKKPFLFISDFKGEDVEVILLEDLEKEDIEFCINEKYSFKKHLHILQTDPIKFSEYKKKFDAVIEKIKSGETYILNLTQQTPVKTDLTLKEMFRVANAHYKLRYKDEFLCFSPEKFIQIADNTIHTFPMKGTIDAAKVNAEKKILADEKEMAEHIMIVDLLRNDLSMVASDVTVERFRYIQTIEAGEKKLLQISSHIRGSLHVNWQEELGTILQTLLPAGSISGAPKKSTVNIIEDIEGYARGFFSGVFGVFDGNSLDSGVMIRFIQKSAKGYFYKSGGGITLDSDVQSEYKELQDKIYLP
- a CDS encoding sensor histidine kinase, coding for MKNKLLENFFTSGWDFKEDESELKNKFQMVNIVFLLSFAGLIFGISANILRATPALIPVETVLLLSAVGLMLALRINKKYFKVISFLMTLQYSILFLLLVYMSKPEELKHIWIFTYPIILLYFGSDRYVFFWVAAMVFFLLIAPLQPFVHVSYSLFQVTYISFVLILVSIIIYFYQKRMNEAASLIIEQKNMLKKQLDELTKKDKILSVQSKQAVMGEMISMIAHQWRQPLSTVTLNISNLQIKRLLGKEIREKEYETAFEEINNTIAYLSATIDDFQTYFHPKKEINSIEINELIQKAINFTKPRLKETYIKILYMQKNSAVINTYTNELIQVLLNILNNAVDELIAREIKDPKIIIRVQNRGDALQLEIEDNAGGIKKEHIDSIFEPYFSTKGKNGTGLGLYMSQMIMQKQFHTTIEVESENNSTVFHFTVPKKLA
- a CDS encoding transaldolase — encoded protein: MYIEDLKFSLWADFIERDYLDKEFKELIDKKIINGATSNPAIFKNAILSSPAYKEQLASLDALSPKEKYEAVAIYDIRKAADILKPLYDKGDDGYVSIEVDPFLCDDAQATAAEGKRLFKAINRENVMIKVPATEAGYEAMQALTSVGIPVNATLIFKKSQAIYCAQAFEKGSEIYGKSVPTVISIFVSRIDRALDILLKENGIETGLTGIYNTSVIYEEIQSMNVEGCRALFASTGVKDDSLPPYYYIEKLLAYNSVNTAPVDTIKAFHAHNGSKKAALPIDKKIINRHFTQIEDTGVKMDEVLQKQIDDGLEAFKKAFQEILEAL
- a CDS encoding type IV pilus twitching motility protein PilT, with protein sequence MNTEVDVSKLTFEQLKKIRLHLKKMIEVGGSDLHVKANAVIRARINGNIVQFSGGILTKEDALIFAKELLKGRFAEFVEKKELDLVYPYDENNRFRVNIFFQMDGVSAVFRVIPIKIPSFEELYLPDIVKSFTQRERGLVLVTGVTGSGKSTTLAALVNEINLTKKKHIITIEDPIEFVHKDRNCIINQRSVGQDTLSFGTALRAALREDPDIILVGEMRDQETINLALHAADTGHLVFSTLHTVDAKETINRIIAQFPTDEQNRVRLSLAGVLQGVVSQRLIPTVDGKRRAALEVLVRTPTIEKLILENRDYEIRDAIEAGKEHYKSQSFDQAILDLYNEGVISKEEALNNATSASDVELKMNGLISGTMADMAEENELPKVEISSDDDDIFDLK
- a CDS encoding 50S ribosomal protein L25/general stress protein Ctc — its product is MLEGIVRESIGKKGTKALRRDGYLIANIYGKGLENINAAFKENEYIRTVRNKNTLAFPVSIDGKEMQVVVQAYESHPVTGKLLHVDLMVAQPGVVTHYMVPVEAVGDSIGVKNKGLVNISKRRLRVKAKIEDLPKAITIDVTDMDIGDAKLIRDIEVTENVQFTDADRVAVLSIIKAK
- the pth gene encoding aminoacyl-tRNA hydrolase; its protein translation is MLIVGLGNPGSDYEATRHNIGFMVIDELIRRHNASKISSSSFQGELYKFQNHFLLKPLTYMNLSGESVVKVKQFYKIEDVVVIHDDLDLPFGALRFKKGGGHGGHNGLKSIDSKISREYVRVRMGIAKPAHKGEVASYVLSPFSATEQKCLSEWIDKCCDAVEFLLTHSLEETRCKYSQKAMEC